ATTTCTAAACCATAGCATAGCAAGGCTATATTGCAATGCATTCTCTATTACGAgtttgtttctttatttttatttagacgtttttgtgaattaattttaatgtaaaaaaaTCACGTTTTTGCATTGAATGATTGGATAGGCAATCAGGCAGCGAGGCTAGTGTCTTCTTAGTATGTCTCTTTCTTCTGTcgcattgttgttgctgctgtaaaTGCGTGTAGCTCTGTCGCGAAGACGACAACTAAGACCATCAACTCTTGGTCATTGCACTCTGATCTTCTGTTGGAAAAGAAACTACAAATAATACAGCAGATACTATCTACGACTATGATAGATTTAAATCTAAAATTAATTGCAACAAAAATAACACTTGACGGAAATGAACTTCGAAATGATTTAAATAGATTGCTTGTCGATTACTCAGGGGAAATAATTACTGTACACTGTAAAGTCTctagattgaaaaaaaaataatggttggatttttatatgattttttctttaaattaagaaCTCTAGAGAGGAGTTTGATAGATAAACATCTCAGGGCCACGATTTCTAGATATCGACACTCTCTATCTTCCTTACTCACCAAAGCAAAGACTTGAACCACAATGGCTAGAATACCATCGTTCATCTTTTTTTATTCgtcaatttaatatttaatcATTATGCCCCtaataaaatttctattaatATCTCAAATACCCCTGTTATTGCCTATATAAATTTCAGTGTTACTCTGCTTAATAGAAATGcatataaatgcgtttttaaatttttaactacAACTAACCAGCTATATGTGTATCATCTGGGAAATGTTTGCACTCGAAATAAACAGAAACAAGAAACCAAATTTCCCCATAAATTGATTCACTGTACAAAATTAAGGTGTTGTaaactataacaaaaaattttcccaattgCTCATAAAGGCCACCCAAAACTCGGGCACCACTTTTGATAaccaccacaccacaccacatcaCACCACCCACCTCTTTCAAGGGGCAGTTTAGCTTTTAAATGATTGCAATTAGTGGTGGCTATTTAACCAAAACAGAGGTGAGTAGGTGAATGTGTGATTAGTGTTGGTGGTTATTTTATGATGGACAATATAACACACGACTGACTAAAGCTAAATCGTCATTATAACTAAACCACCAACATCACCATCATCTATCTATCTATGCGGGCTAATAAGCAATAACTTgatcaaatcaaaacaaatggACGATGGCGGTGCTGGTGTTGGTGTCGGTGTTGGTGTCGGTGTCGGTGATTGGgcgcaacaacagcaacaattgaGGCATACGTACTGCTTGTATTGAAATCATGTCTGTTTAGTGGAAAAACAGGTGCTGTTGCACTTGCGtcagcatttttaataaaaatttagaaGTGTGTCCGACAACGGCTACGCCATCCCCAGCAGAATgtaagcaacaataacaacaacaatagctgcAAATAAAGAAATCACCTAAAgaaagctgctgctgctgctttgaCAGTCCCACTAAAACATAAACAACCGGATCCCCAATGAAATCAAACCCCATTCCCCCCCTCCAACCTGCCTTATCGTACGACTATTTACAGCCAGTTAACCAAATCAACCCACACGTTATACGGTCTGTCTACGCTCTCGACAAAATTCTTTCATCTCCCTCCCCACCAATGCTAATATAAAAAGAGAGTTGCaaaaaaagagagaaagagaggcaCAAGTTAATAGACTTGATTGCCGTATTTCGtaatgcaaaaataaaacggagttaaatttgactttttgccTTAGATTTTTTAAAGAATGCACCAAGCAAATATCCTAAGTTACTACACATCAACTACTGCAACAATGTAGTCGTGATTTGCAGAGATGGGAGTTTGAAATAAAAACAGATTGTTGGCACTAAGATTACCCCAATGGAAATTAAAAAGTAGTGTTATTTCTTTTCATTAGAAAAGTAATAAGAATTTATACCAATTTAAAAGGCCTGTGTAGAATGTTGAGTCAAGGGTAACTAACCAACTTTGTAATAGgctatatttgaatttttgggaggCAAGTTTCTTCGTAAATAGGGGCATACAAATTGTATGTGTTAAATAAAGAGGGTAACTACCCAACATTGTAATAGGCTACATTTGAATATTTGTGGGAGGGAAGCTTCCTCGTAAATAGGGGCATTTACAATTTGTATATGGGTTAAATAAAGAGGGTAACTACCCAACTTTGTAATAGGCTATATTTGAGTTGTTGTAGGAGGGAAGCTTCCTCGTAAATAGGGGCATTTACAATTTGTAAATGGATTAAATAACaaattgtttttcgttttttgaagaagtaataaataatatttgccTTAAGTTGAGAACATTACTAtcgaatttcaaggaaatcggttcagatttagatatagcttttactcctagagccaattCAAAGGCATTGTTCAAAGATTTGATACATAAGCAGGTTTTCCTCAGTTAaacggcagatttgacatccttaatgttGTAGAttgggcctatccactttatgttttcgcaagtgacctaaccttctatttgTGAATCCtgccacccaaataggactcAGCCATCCTGTTCAATCACTGATCTCAGTGATTACTATATCATGTGGCTTCATGCCCACATAACCGCTCACCCTGGATGACAACATGGGATTAAAAATATCGCTGAATGTGGCTTAACGCTCATATGTATAACCTTTCAATTCGACAACAACCAGAGCAGAAAAATAATCACTCAATGTGTGAAAACAGCGAATAAAAACATCGCTCAATGTGGTTTCACGCTCAAAGAACCGCTCAATCTGGCAACAACCAGAGGCTTGCTATTCACAGAATCTCTCAACTTGGATGACAACTAAACtactaaatttctcatgaatattccattaaggaacaggggattgGAACCCAGACGgacagagtcataggcggacatggtaacctctgagCAACGGTGGTGTTTAACCTCAACTTCACGCTCACAAAACCGCTCAATCTAGCAACACTCTGGGAACAAAATCATAGTACAATATGGCTTCACTCTTACAGAACCGCTTAAACTGGATTACAACAGGGAACCAAAACCAACGCCCAATGTGGCTTCACCCTCACAGAGCCGCTCAATTTGGCAACAACCAGAGAAACAATATATTCGCTCAATGTGGATTCCTGCCACTCAACCTAGATGACAACATGGAGCCAAAAACATCGTTCAAATGGCTTCACAAAACCGCTCAGTTTAGTATCAACCGAAAGATTGTCACCCAATCAGGCATTCCATACCGGTAATAAATAGAAACAGGACCGTTTCGAAAGTTCCAATATTTTCCATATTTGAGTACCTACAAATGGTATGGAACCATATTTCATAAGTGCACCACAAATTTTTGACCTACTCTCCTCCCTCCATCCTTGATCAAAAGTTATGTTGTGGGCACTACATGGGTTGGAACTAGCGCTTGTAAACAATCGACAATTGCAACATTCGATatattcgatagttttaataataaatatcgataatacCGGATAAGTCCGGCGATCGGTCTTATAGACCGGAAACAGCTTGCTTAAATATGGAGCTTGACAAAGATTTATACCACCACATAGAAATGtagccaaaacaacaacaatttatagTTAAAACATTAAACACatgaatttttcgaaattttatatataaagaaaaattttttgtcaacattttatttctacatGACTTTTCGGTTCTTTTTACGGTTTTGTTCAATTTATTTCCAAAATTATGGTTGATTCCGTCTAGGGATTTTAATTGATGAGTAACATTAAAAGTGTTGTCCTTCGCTTCAAAGTcttataaaaatatacaatagTCAATATACCCTCAacggaacattttatttctataaaaaattttataaaaattacaaaaaatacaaaaaattttgtaagccctttatttttaatgaaaattttcaaaaaaaaaaaaatccctttaaTAGGAAAAATGTCAGCGATGCGAAAGTTTACGTCTATAAAAATTCTTGATTGTTAAGAAattccaattaaaaatttttgttttcatattctagcaaatttctgccaatttgtGTTAAGTAACTCCCTTTAAACGCCCAATTTAGATAACAGATTAGCGATTTTGACTTATTCTAAAATTTGATTTCTCTACATATCTCTAATCACTTATTTTGTCTTTTCAAGCTTTCTCACTAATGATTGACCATTTTTTTCAGGCATTAATGCAAAAGTCCCAACCCTGCCTCTTGACATATGAGCAGCATAAATACAACAACTGAGAGAATATAACGCatacaatagcaacaacaaaccCAACATAAAGGAAAAGTGCATTGAGGCTGGTGTTTCACCAAAGAAAACTCTTAGACACACAATGGGCAATGTAGAAACCACAAAGAGCCACATGCAAGGTGACACCCAATTTATCCCTTGAAAGCGGCTCCCTCAGCAACAAACTtacaatacaacaacaacaacaagagcaaAACTGCAACATAAAGTGCGTGAGCAAACATGCAGCAGCAGTACGTGGATATAAAGAGTAAATCACTAGGGGGAAATGGGGAAAGCTTTAACTTACCTTTTCTTTGGCACGTCCAGCGTGTTTTTGTACGGATTTCGCCAACATGGTTCCTTTACTTTCGGCCATAAACTATGAAGAACGACAATAGAAGACAAAAAGTGTTGTTGCGGTTATTTTTAGAGCACTActtgtggaacaaatatttAGAAGAGATGGTATAGActacaaaaaatttggtttttgttgcaagattatttttgttatatatttggttttttagtgttaatttaaaaaaagtaaatgcactataatttattatttatatgtAGTGtgcttatatttttatttttttaagttctttACAATTGTTGTTTATCTCTTTTTCACTTGTTTGCTTAATTGCACTTGCTTAACGGCTGGTCAAAAAAGTCGTttactgtgttttttttttttttttttgtttgcaattttctggcacttttttgatttttctacttttttgtATAACTTTTTGCTTTTTTCTGTTTCAATTCAAAAATCAACAACCGCAAACTATATTTGGACTGCGGGCTAGCTGACTTGCACAGGTTGCTTGCGTTTATTTTATATTAGGTTGTgcgaatatatgtatgtatgtactatGATGAAGTTGACGAAAACGACGGGATCTTTTTTGTGCTTATAGCAGGTCCAAACAATCGAAACACACTAAAAGCGCTGATCGGCGGTCGAACGTTACTTACGATAAGTTCGTTTCGGACTGTGTGTGCGTGCGAATGGATGTGCGCTGATGTTCtctaaaacaaatcaaattatACAACGCAACGGCAGCAGCTGTATTCGTAGTCAACGAGCAGATAGATACTCGAACACACACCAATAATAATGGGAGAAatagtgaaaagaaaaaaattaaagtaaactGCGGCGGCGACACACACGCGTGTTAAAGAACCAGCGACGACAATTTGAATgaacaaaaaaactaaacaagcGAACAACCGATGTTGTACGTTAAACGGCTCCAACTCAACTCAGCATAGCATGCAACGTTGAGCTTGATAGCCACCCAAAACAAAATTCACGAAGGCACCAACAGTAATGCTCACACTTCTCACTTACAATCtcttatttattttcttaattgCACTCTTTTTTTTCTCACAAAATACACGTAGCTCTCAGCACTAAAGtacattttatattaaaattcccTAAAGTCTTACCGTTATTCTCTTTTATTTTGGATACCACAAATATATTTCGCTCTTTCCCCAATGATCTTTGTACAATAGTTATCCCCCACCGCACTGACACCGCAACAACAATCCACACCttttataaattattaaagCATTTATGCTCTTAAATGCCTCACTCTCACAATCTCAGCGGCAAGCCCCCCACCCATCAAACATACAGCACTACACCACTGCAATGTAGTCGTTTATACTTTTGCACTGCAATTTTCGCTTAAAATGCCTTTACATCCCTTTGCTAGCACAAAAATCTCAAGCCGAATTTTTAATGGAAGTACAAATTAAAAGCAGTTTTCGtttaatcaaaatttctttcttcacaactttataaattatttattttgttttgttcaatCGGAGAAAAAACGCGAAAGCTTTATTTGTGTACATATTTCCTCACACAAAACTGGTTtgtttccgtccgtctgtttgttgcaCTTTTCATTCGGATTGTTGCTGTTTGGCTATTCATTGTTGCCATATCGCAATAGTACATGTCGACGCCGTTCAACATGGTATTAACGGCGTTTGTTGTCACTGTCCGTAGCTTAGAGTTATCGGAAATTGTGTTAAAACTGGCAAGGGGTGTTTACACCCTCAAAAGTAGCTTGTTGCAATGAACATAAACAAATGGTGGCTAATTAACGATTATATaacattttgtttacttttagcttggttgttgttgttgtagccacatcgCTTGTGGAGGTAGCAATCCATGTCAAACCCTTTTAGGGGAGTAAGCTTGTTCCGGCCCAATCGATCGCTGCGAGAACgcaatggccattggttatttaaaggcgccaataactcgccttatcatatcgagtatcataggcactcagtatttttgcAAGAGCCGGTACCGCCGGCCTCACACTGAGACTCtctactcgataccgctgattgtccacgactgcaatTACAGCTACTCAGTATACTAAGCATTCCAGTATCCGCAGTCAGTTGACGCGCACGGTATGACCACCACAGAGATCAAAGCTCTAGCCTGTGTGGTATTCATAATTATTCCATGGAGGGGTCTAAGCTTGGAATGTTTGTTAGTTTAAAAAAAGGGACTAAATGTTATCGTTCTATAAAGTCGCCCTCATATGTTGCGATCCTGCTTTCGTCAGACTGGGGTGGAAGAGAGCTAGAGACATCACCCAACCATGGAGAACCTCATGCTTAACTTTATCGGACTTTAATTTTATATccagaaattttacatattaCTGGCGTTTAGAAAGTAGTTTTTTTCCTACATTTCTTAACTGGGTAGACGCATAGGCGATATCCTAAAAAAACGTAATATGGTGACCTTTTTAAAAGCCTTTGATGAGTCAAGAGCCATTAGGACCTCATTTCACTGAATCATCCTTAACGTGAGCCGCTGAAGTTATTAATCTTTGTCTAGGTTTTACTCCGTATACAAAGCCTTCCACTATCTGAAACCTGTGAACGCCCGGTGAGCTTCTCGTTatgactatgagcatcacacgggTGCTCAAGATATTCAATTCAAAAAGATATTACGGCATTCTGTGTGTGAAAAACAAAACGTTAAAGAGAAGCATAGGCGATCAAATGCATCCACATATATTATTTCTTGGaaacatattaaaatttaagcaattACTTAtaacattaattttaataaagcGTAGCCTTCAAATGCCATGCCAGTTTACAAACAGAGGTATATCGGAATCTATAGTATTAAAAGTAGAATGAATGTCATCCATCCAATGAAGATATATAATGCTTACCAAACTTACCATCATCATTATCGTTCCACGTTGAATCGGGAGAAGTGCTGAACGAATCATGTTGAATATCATCCTCCCCTGACGATGCCGCTACTGAGAACATAAAATAATAAGAAACTCACgccaatatctaaaaaaaagcacaaaaaCATACCCACTCTACCATCATCATACAGCTCTGAACTGTGGGAAGTGCAGAATGTATCATGTTTATTATCATCCCTCCCATTCATATAACTAGTTAAGTCACTAAATTCATCATATAGGTCACTCCATGATGGTGGAGATACTGAAAACATGAATTAATCGGAATATTACTCCgatatatgtatttatatacaAACCACAAAACTTACACCCTGTACAATTATCATACAGCATTGAACTGTAAGAGCTGGACGAATCAAGGTGATCATCGTCCTCCCAATCCGTATAACCAGATGAATCGATAAGATCGtcaaatgccaatactgaagaCATGGAAGAATCAAAATCTTCCACCGACATCTTAAGAAAATAGGAAATTCGAACGTCAAATACATTACAAAAGGGTGAAATATATGGCAAGACGAAGCACGAAATATATTTACCTTGATTCCTGATAAAAATCACAAACAAATCGAGGaattacacaaaaatatcaaGGAAAATTCGAACACAGCGGCACAGAAACGAACAAATCgtggaaaatgagaaaaaaaatcaaaatcgagaTGCCACCTAATTTCTCGACAGACAAGATACAATTATGCAGGTATACATCAATATCGTAGAAATAAAAGGAAACAAAGGAACATGAGtaacatatgaaaataaatattcgccGGCCAGGGTTAACTATgagccaggattcactgaataagattaagtcaagcgatcagccgaaagaaaaacatttaatttttaacagTACTTGTTATTGAGGATGTCAAGTTGATCACTTttaacattcattctttgtttacgttttctcctatttgatgacattttcaaacgACAGATTTGGCATCTtcaatgatgttcatggggcctatccactttatgatttcgcaagtgacctaaccttttTTTAGTGAATCCTGGATGAGAGGTTTGCCTATATgtgtttttattgcaaaaaattcattttctgaGGATTTTTACAATAAGGGAAACTATGTTGTGTGAAAACTTTTCACAGTGAGCAATCTTAATACCTACCTTTAAAAGTTGTTTATATGGGGTTTGACAGATATTCGCATGAAAATAGATAGAAGCAGAACAACAACtcttattttaaacaaatcttGTTTTTCTACATCTGTCAAGTGATGATAACACAATTCTGTTTATACGGTACATCGGTGGACATcaattatcaaaaaatgttcatGACTGATTATCATGTGCACATGTGACGTATACACCCTTCTTTTCACCAAAACATTTATTATGACAATGCATttatgatgtgccatgtaactCCACATTGCAGTTTTACCATGGTACATTTAAGAGGTAGTGTCTttggcacaacaacaaaaatgtatcCCCAacaaaactaccttgagtgccaaatgccgtaaattgaaatgccaAAGTGATTTTAGAAATAAACAGTTAACGATCTTAATACCTACCTTTAAAAGTCTTTTATATGGGGTATGAGATATTCGCATGAAAATAGATAGAAGGAGAATAACAATccttattttaaacaaatcttCTTTTTCGACATCTGTCAAGTAATGATAACACAATTTTGTTTACACGGTACATCGGTGGACgccaattattaaaaaaatggtcATGACTGATTATCATGTGTACATGTGACGTATATACCGTTCTTTTCACCAAAACATTTATAATGACGACTCATAATGATGTGTCATGTAAACTCTATATTACAGTTTCACCATGATACAATTAAAAggtatcattatcattatcccCAACAAAACATCGTGGCAAATGCCgttaattgaaatttcaaagcgATTATAGAAATAAacgttgttttgttgttttacaatatttcttcttcaaatgtgttttaaagatgtattttcataattttaaaaCTGTTTTgctgcttatgtgtggaatattaGATCAAATGGAACATctttttaagattaaaaaaaaaatcgcagcTGAGTCATCAAGCCTttgatttactgcaaaatctaCACAAAAAAATAGTACTCAACTGTTCGTATGACCTCATGTTAGAAGTGCATCCTGCAGGttcacaaagaaaacaaaagaccAAGAGTCTCCCAAATCGATAACATTAATCGAAAAATAATCGTTTATTGACACCCACGCCGATGGCCGTTACGGACTCGAGCTGTTTGAAATGGGCGCAATTCGAGACTGGGCAGTCGCTCGCTTTATAACAGTCGAATACCCcagtagctatttaccgcatatgcatgaatgttgtctactCCCTTGTAGTACAGAACCTCACACTATAGGTCGATTAGATCCAGTTTAAGGATTCTGGGCGATTGaaacctatccacaagatgatgatttggatggtctctgcgataacagtccTGAAGGTATTGCTTAtgcagcatgtagttatgtctttgcacggacaggatctttgtctcctgatgaaggtggtccacgtgagaactgaagagacagcccgtcgcagttcgtagAATCTGTCGGAATGCCGATATGTCCACTGTgtgtcacatagctgacgagattacactggcgctgcataacttgctACAGACTacccaattgctttgtacgcgATCAACAAGGTTTTTTGTCAGCAGCCCAAATCCTGCCGGTAAGTGACTTGGGGGCCTTGTTTcttcttttgactttatcgttTCTGTCCTTACTTATCAGTTGGTGTTGTTATAACAGTATTTTCTGTCTTCATTATTTATTCGTTTGCTAGGTTCCGCTGAATATCCAGAAACATAAACTCTGCGACTTGGCGTCGAAAGGGGCTTAATACCTCATAAACGTCGGCAGAATAAGAGGGAATTAACACGGTTGATGTTCTTGCCAAGATTCaaagtcataggcggatatgctaaccttttCGTCACAATCGTACTGCGGTATACTTAACATTGTATCGTCTTAGtttttattgctgttgttgtagccgcaTCGCATGTGGAGGTAGTGATCCTCTTCTACCTCCAGtgggtgagcaagctcattccggtccaaaggaccgatcacaGAGGGAACGATGTTGTTATTGtatccacattttcatgtg
The genomic region above belongs to Stomoxys calcitrans chromosome 5, idStoCalc2.1, whole genome shotgun sequence and contains:
- the LOC106081029 gene encoding uncharacterized protein LOC106081029 isoform X2 codes for the protein MSVEDFDSSMSSVLAFDDLIDSSGYTDWEDDDHLDSSSSYSSMLYDNCTGLSPPSWSDLYDEFSDLTSYMNGRDDNKHDTFCTSHSSELYDDGRVAASSGEDDIQHDSFSTSPDSTWNDNDDGKFDSDIPLFVNWHGI
- the LOC106081029 gene encoding uncharacterized protein LOC106081029 isoform X1; the encoded protein is MSVEDFDSSMSSVLAFDDLIDSSGYTDWEDDDHLDSSSSYSSMLYDNCTGLSPPSWSDLYDEFSDLTSYMNGRDDNKHDTFCTSHSSELYDDGRVVAASSGEDDIQHDSFSTSPDSTWNDNDDGKFDSDIPLFVNWHGI
- the LOC106081029 gene encoding uncharacterized protein LOC106081029 isoform X3 — protein: MSVEDFDSSMSSVLAFDDLIDSSGYTDWEDDDHLDSSSSYSSMLYDNCTGLSPPSWSDLYDEFSDLTSYMNGRDDNKHDTFCTSHSSELYDDGRVVAASSGEDDIQHDSFSTSPDSTWNDNDDDSDIPLFVNWHGI